Proteins encoded in a region of the Tubulanus polymorphus chromosome 10, tnTubPoly1.2, whole genome shotgun sequence genome:
- the LOC141911683 gene encoding uncharacterized protein LOC141911683 — protein sequence MDILFRLTILTSFITSAAYAMTVKTTIRDRLLLSPGTPAEFDCTIAGYQQFNAEIRFPYKGVFEIILRQYGPDRTYDSPVLPGSGMIVSPASDHYVIVEQIANMQGPYYVDTTADTGKVHVKIPSVSMALNGTYICRIKKSDGTVLSQAKIDLFVKESPSIPRILYQEAGKNQVGEASNTIVLQQNTPGNLTCSVQGGNPTPSISVYLGAVDISHKFTTHTSNVIGLGPKTDFKRTFKYETGRSCNRCQFKVEDSGTLECRAASGSDPPTINTKYLSISTKPVISCPVNWEIENGEKDVLISCSVMANPQIISTKWQLQKGNSTLTEGIDYPTYDLFSKAESKIHFKVNLKIHEVTKEHFGKINVRVVNDVGATDMAINLQQKPSSGRSKGPNHGNRLAVEPMLLLLGVLAMMLNRY from the exons ccGCGTACGCGATGACCGTGAAGACAACGATTCGCGACCGTCTGCTGCTGTCGCCGGGTACGCCTGCTGAATTCGACTGCACCATCGCCGGTTACCAGCAGTTCAACGCCGAAATACGTTTTCCGTATAAGGGCGTGTTCGAAATCATTCTACGACAATACGGGCCCGACCGGACGTACGATAGCCCGGTGTTGCCCGGCAGCGGTATGATCGTTAGTCCGGCCAGCGATCATTACGTCATCGTTGAACAGATTGCCAACATGCAAGGTCCGTACTACGTTGACACGACCGCTGACACCGGAAAAGTGCACGTTAAAATACCCT ctGTATCGATGGCACTCAACGGAACATACATTTGTCGTATTAAGAAATCCGATGGAACTGTTCTTTCTCAAGCTAAAATTGATCTCTTCGTAAAAG AATCGCCGAGCATTCCGAGAATTTTATACCAAGAAGCCGGAAAAAATCAAGTCGGAGAAGCTTCGAACACGATCGTGTTACAACAGAATACACCGGGTAATCTGACATGCTCGGTGCAGGGCGGTAATCCGACTCCGAGTATTAGTGTGTACCTCGGCGCCGTCGACATCTCGCATAAATTCACGACTCATACGAGTAACGTTATCGGCCTCGGGCCAAAAACCGACTTTAAACGG ACGTTCAAATACGAAACAGGCCGAAGTTGCAACAGATGTCAATTCAAGGTCGAGGACAGCGGAACGTTAGAATGTCGTGCAGCGTCCGGCTCGGACCCTCCGACTATCAACACAAAATATCTCAGTATTTCCA CTAAACCGGTTATTTCGTGTCCGGTAAACTGGGAAATTGAAAACGGAGAGAAAGACGTTCTGATCTCATGTTCGGTGATGGCGAATCCTCAAATAATCAGCACCAAATGGCAATTACAGAAAGGCAATTCGACGCTAACCGAAGGCATTGATTATCCTACTTACGACCTGTTCAGCAAAGCG GAATctaaaatacatttcaaagtGAACCTGAAGATACACGAGGTTACGAAGGAACATTTCGGAAAGATAAATGTTCGAGTTGTAAACGATGTCGGAGCGACCGACATGGCTATAAACCTTCAACAGAAACCATCGTCAG GTAGAAGTAAAGGCCCTAACCATGGAAACAGGCTGGCCGTTGAACCGATGTTATTGTTGCTGGGTGTTCTCGCGATGATGCTCAATCGATATTGA